The Bradysia coprophila strain Holo2 chromosome IV unlocalized genomic scaffold, BU_Bcop_v1 contig_84, whole genome shotgun sequence genome window below encodes:
- the LOC119072753 gene encoding anti-sigma-I factor RsgI2-like isoform X1 translates to MNRKVILLAIISCINADHLNRNLLPPDLPPANVANIYHESGITFVSPTTHLEIASSLLSPRLPVTHAFGFVSRKPNGPQELVRTHSSQLITHGLHSPVSALSSTNGIQSNFNGQITSHRNEVRNDGHSPQISLDAHVTVQSPPSDVVHARFVENEHHAVHEINSRTQHFEYKVPFPRTVPQHRHNEHHEHNFDYRNEFDRQKPIVKHSAYGVPSDLSSQIPSEAPTFIPSHVSSSAPSQIPSDAPTFIPSHVPSSAPSQIPSDAPTFMPSHVPSSAPSQIPLETPTFLPPQVSSSAPSQIPSQVPSETPTFIPSNTPSRDEFHEPTFIPTQQEIDALPVFQNDKFLSPFARRTKTPITHSNIEPSPQTIDSIFDVPFQPTARTRVNTFEPSVHSTNTPTTRTNENIIGGNHQYANRFSLSDGTKVSEQGKLISPQAGWENVIAKTGEYEYVSPEGIPVKVKWIADHEGFRVLN, encoded by the exons ATGAACAGAAAG GTAATTTTACTCGCCATTATAAGCTGCATCAATGCAGATCATCTGAACAGGAATCTACTGCCACCTGACCTACCTCCTGCCAATGTAGCCAATATATACCATGAATCGGGTATAACGTTCGTATCGCCAACCACCCATTTAGAAATTGCATCGTCGCTACTTTCACCAAGGCTTCCAGTTACACACGCATTCGGATTTGTATCGCGTAAACCAAATGGACCGCAGGAACTTGTACGGACGCATTCATCTCAGTTGATAACACACGGTTTACATTCACCCGTGTCAGCCCTTAGCTCAACAAACGGAATCCAATCCAATTTTAACGGTCAAATCACGTCGCACCGAAATGAAGTTCGAAATGATGGTCATTCACCACAAATTTCACTTGATGCACATGTTACCGTACAATCACCTCCATCAGATGTAGTGCACGCACGTTTTGTGGAGAACGAACATCATGCAGTGCATGAAATTAATTCTCGGACACAACATTTCGAATATAAAGTTCCATTTCCTCGAACCGTTCCGCAGCATCGACACAACGAGCACCATGAGCACAATTTCGATTATCGTAATGAATTCGATCGACAAAAACCGATAGTCAAGCATTCAGCATACGGAGTGCCGTCCGACCTATCATCGCAAATACCATCAGAGGCACCAACTTTTATACCGTCGCATGTTTCATCCAGTGCACCATCGCAAATACCGTCAGACGCACCAACCTTTATACCGTCGCATGTTCCATCCAGTGCACCATCGCAAATACCGTCAGACGCACCAACCTTTATGCCGTCGCATGTTCCATCCAGTGCACCATCGCAAATACCATTAGAGACACCAACCTTTTTACCGCCGCAAGTTTCATCCAGTGCACCATCGCAAATACCATCTCAGGTTCCATCGGAGACACCAACGTTTATACCATCCAATACACCATCGCGAGACGAGTTCCACGAACCGACGTTTATACCAACGCAGCAAGAAATCGATGCGTTGCCAGTATttcaaaatgataaatttttgtcACCATTTGCTCGCCGTACCAAGACACCAATAACACATTCGAACATCGAACCATCTCCACAAACCATAGACAGTATCTTCGATGTACCGTTTCAGCCAACAGCGCGAACTAGAGTAAATACGTTCGAACCATCAGTTCACTCTACGAATACTCCGACGACACGAACCAACGAAAATATTATCGGCGGCAACCACCAGTATGCAAACCGTTTTTCGTTGTCCGATGGAACGAAGGTGTCCGAACAAGGTAAGTTAATCTCTCCACAAGCGGGTTGGGAAAATGTCATTGCTAAAACTGGAGAATATGAGTATGTGTCACCTGAAGGCATACCAGTTAAAGTGAAATGGATAGCTGATCATGAGGGTTTCCGTGTACTTAATtag
- the LOC119072753 gene encoding uncharacterized protein LOC119072753 isoform X2: MNRKVILLAIISCINADHLNRNLLPPDLPPANVANIYHESGITFVSPTTHLEIASSLLSPRLPVTHAFGFVSRKPNGPQELVRTHSSQLITHGLHSPVSALSSTNGIQSNFNGQITSHRNEVRNDGHSPQISLDAHVTVQSPPSDVVHARFVENEHHAVHEINSRTQHFEYKVPFPRTVPQHRHNEHHEHNFDYRNEFDRQKPIVKHSAYGVPSDLSSQIPSEAPTFIPSHVSSSAPSQIPSDAPTFIPSHVPSSAPSQIPAPSQIPSQVPSETPTFIPSNTPSRDEFHEPTFIPTQQEIDALPVFQNDKFLSPFARRTKTPITHSNIEPSPQTIDSIFDVPFQPTARTRVNTFEPSVHSTNTPTTRTNENIIGGNHQYANRFSLSDGTKVSEQGKLISPQAGWENVIAKTGEYEYVSPEGIPVKVKWIADHEGFRVLN, from the exons ATGAACAGAAAG GTAATTTTACTCGCCATTATAAGCTGCATCAATGCAGATCATCTGAACAGGAATCTACTGCCACCTGACCTACCTCCTGCCAATGTAGCCAATATATACCATGAATCGGGTATAACGTTCGTATCGCCAACCACCCATTTAGAAATTGCATCGTCGCTACTTTCACCAAGGCTTCCAGTTACACACGCATTCGGATTTGTATCGCGTAAACCAAATGGACCGCAGGAACTTGTACGGACGCATTCATCTCAGTTGATAACACACGGTTTACATTCACCCGTGTCAGCCCTTAGCTCAACAAACGGAATCCAATCCAATTTTAACGGTCAAATCACGTCGCACCGAAATGAAGTTCGAAATGATGGTCATTCACCACAAATTTCACTTGATGCACATGTTACCGTACAATCACCTCCATCAGATGTAGTGCACGCACGTTTTGTGGAGAACGAACATCATGCAGTGCATGAAATTAATTCTCGGACACAACATTTCGAATATAAAGTTCCATTTCCTCGAACCGTTCCGCAGCATCGACACAACGAGCACCATGAGCACAATTTCGATTATCGTAATGAATTCGATCGACAAAAACCGATAGTCAAGCATTCAGCATACGGAGTGCCGTCCGACCTATCATCGCAAATACCATCAGAGGCACCAACTTTTATACCGTCGCATGTTTCATCCAGTGCACCATCGCAAATACCGTCAGACGCACCAACCTTTATACCGTCGCATGTTCCATCCAGTGCACCATCGCAAATACC TGCACCATCGCAAATACCATCTCAGGTTCCATCGGAGACACCAACGTTTATACCATCCAATACACCATCGCGAGACGAGTTCCACGAACCGACGTTTATACCAACGCAGCAAGAAATCGATGCGTTGCCAGTATttcaaaatgataaatttttgtcACCATTTGCTCGCCGTACCAAGACACCAATAACACATTCGAACATCGAACCATCTCCACAAACCATAGACAGTATCTTCGATGTACCGTTTCAGCCAACAGCGCGAACTAGAGTAAATACGTTCGAACCATCAGTTCACTCTACGAATACTCCGACGACACGAACCAACGAAAATATTATCGGCGGCAACCACCAGTATGCAAACCGTTTTTCGTTGTCCGATGGAACGAAGGTGTCCGAACAAGGTAAGTTAATCTCTCCACAAGCGGGTTGGGAAAATGTCATTGCTAAAACTGGAGAATATGAGTATGTGTCACCTGAAGGCATACCAGTTAAAGTGAAATGGATAGCTGATCATGAGGGTTTCCGTGTACTTAATtag